The nucleotide window TTTCTTGAGCATATTTATACATTTTTTCTGTATTGTTTTTTGGAAAACGGTATATATATATTAATTTTTCTAGTAATTGATCTTCGTTTTTTGGTTCAATTAAAAATCCGAATTTATTGGGGAAATACTCAGAAATACCACCAACATTTGTACTAATTACTGGAGTAGCACAAGCAAAACTTTCCAGAATAACGCATGGTAAGTTTTCATAGTTGCTGAATAATACAAAAACGTCAGCTTGTTGTATGTAGTTTATAACCTTAAAATGAGGAATATGATCAATAAAATCTATTTTATGACTAATTTTTAATTTATCAGCTAGATCTTTATATTTTAAAGAATTTTCTCCAATTAAAATTAATTTGAAGTCAGTAACCGTCTTATTTAATTCAGTGATGGTTTTTATAATACCTGACACATTTTTATGTGAATCGAGCATGTTTGAAATATGAACAATAGTAAATTGTTTAGTTGCTATTTTTAATGGGAAAAATAAATTAGTATTAACTACATTAGGTACTTTTAGATACTTTCCTATTAAATTTAAGTTTAACATTGAATGTTTTAAATCATCAGAAACTGGACAAATATAAGAGGCCTGTTTTGCTATAATTTTAGATAAAAATAATTCAATATTTGAAATTTTTTTTGCTAAAGGCATATGATAGCCTGTCCAATGCTCAGAAATAACAAACTGCTTTTTTTTAACCCATTTTAAATAC belongs to Tenacibaculum sp. MAR_2010_89 and includes:
- a CDS encoding glycosyltransferase family 4 protein; the protein is MTKSKLHILFLCGWYPSRVLPNNGDFIQRHAEAVSLKHQVSVLHIISDASLNKNIEIFSESINEIHTHIAYIKPSKNPIIKIIRYYNAFIILLKRIGTFDIVHLNKLFPFGILALYLKWVKKKQFVISEHWTGYHMPLAKKISNIELFLSKIIAKQASYICPVSDDLKHSMLNLNLIGKYLKVPNVVNTNLFFPLKIATKQFTIVHISNMLDSHKNVSGIIKTITELNKTVTDFKLILIGENSLKYKDLADKLKISHKIDFIDHIPHFKVINYIQQADVFVLFSNYENLPCVILESFACATPVISTNVGGISEYFPNKFGFLIEPKNEDQLLEKLIYIYRFPKNNTEKMYKYAQENFSNNSIANQFSKLYEKALN